The Comamonas sp. GB3 AK4-5 genome includes a region encoding these proteins:
- a CDS encoding TonB-dependent siderophore receptor, with translation MARPFFHLHPATPRHALALAARCALIAMACTAGTGQAQTLAASAAAQAETMQNYQIALGALDEALASFAVRAGISITMPPALVQGKTSPGLQGRYGLRDGLAGLLAGTGLEAVAGSGGVYTLRALPVVVPGAAAGPGAMLGEVKVTAEAGRSMPTEGSGRYIARSSESATKLDLALQKTPQSITVITRQQMDDQGLQGIADVLRQTPGIAVNRDNTEGYSFYARGFQVENFQFDGVPSLSSAGGNVRDNYSLTDSAIYDRVEILKGATGLVNGVGDPSGVINLVRKRPTADFQGHASVDVGSWDDYRSEVDLSSPLSADGRIRGRLVAAAQDSRSFIDYLKTRKSLLYGIVEADLAASTTLSLGFNIQQNKGQGTTNSHLPAFFSDGTVARFSRSTNAADRWAHRDQDTQHLFATLEHELGSGWNLKAHLGRRTYQSREVISGISSATIDATTHSVDHGFYAGGASQFNTDTTEDSMDLQLSGKYALGGRDHKLVLGYGSARTKAVSNRSDGDTDALIPDVFHWDNNASQPTAYEWWSRFDVNARQKIAYAATVLQPSDRLSLILGGRVTDYAWSLASINALGRSSYASTKIHGKFIPYAGVTLDVDGQHTVYASYTDVFKPQAYNYDAQDRQLNPLTGKSYELGIKGSYLENKLNASAALFQLKQDNYAINDPSGATRPDGGVASVAIQGVTTKGVELEVFGELQPGWQLGAGITYIQPRDAYGKRVSANQPEKTFKLATMYRLPGTWKHVSVGGNVQWQSGTYFTQQIAGADRRFSQPAYTVVGLVAGVQLSRQLKATFSVDNLFDKYYYAGIGNYNSVFWGAPRSFKANLRYVF, from the coding sequence ATGGCACGCCCGTTTTTTCACCTTCACCCTGCAACCCCGCGCCATGCCTTGGCGCTGGCGGCGCGTTGCGCCCTGATTGCCATGGCCTGCACGGCGGGCACAGGCCAGGCGCAGACCTTGGCCGCATCTGCTGCGGCGCAGGCCGAGACCATGCAGAACTACCAGATCGCGCTGGGCGCACTGGATGAGGCCCTGGCCAGCTTTGCCGTGCGCGCGGGCATCAGCATCACCATGCCGCCGGCCCTGGTGCAGGGCAAGACCTCGCCCGGCCTGCAGGGCCGTTATGGCCTGCGCGATGGCCTGGCCGGCCTGCTGGCTGGCACGGGGCTGGAGGCGGTGGCCGGCAGCGGCGGTGTCTATACCCTGCGGGCCTTGCCGGTGGTGGTGCCGGGCGCTGCGGCAGGGCCGGGGGCCATGCTGGGCGAAGTGAAGGTGACGGCCGAGGCCGGACGCAGCATGCCCACGGAGGGATCGGGGCGCTATATCGCCCGCTCCAGTGAATCGGCCACCAAGCTGGATTTGGCTTTGCAAAAGACACCGCAGTCCATCACGGTGATCACGCGCCAGCAAATGGACGACCAGGGCCTGCAGGGCATTGCCGACGTGCTGCGGCAGACGCCAGGCATTGCGGTGAACCGCGACAACACCGAGGGCTACAGCTTTTATGCCCGGGGCTTTCAGGTGGAGAACTTTCAGTTCGACGGCGTGCCCAGCCTGTCCAGCGCCGGCGGCAATGTGCGTGACAACTACAGTCTGACCGACTCTGCCATTTATGACCGTGTCGAAATCCTCAAGGGCGCAACAGGCCTGGTGAATGGCGTGGGTGATCCTTCCGGGGTCATCAACCTGGTGCGCAAGCGGCCCACGGCGGATTTTCAGGGGCATGCATCCGTGGATGTCGGCTCCTGGGATGACTACCGCAGCGAGGTGGATCTCTCCAGCCCCTTGAGCGCAGATGGCCGCATCCGTGGGCGCCTGGTGGCTGCAGCCCAGGACAGCCGCAGCTTTATCGACTACCTGAAGACGCGCAAATCGCTGCTGTACGGCATTGTGGAAGCCGATCTGGCGGCGTCGACCACGCTGTCGCTGGGCTTCAACATCCAGCAGAACAAAGGCCAGGGAACGACCAACAGCCATCTGCCGGCCTTCTTCTCGGATGGGACGGTGGCGCGGTTCTCCCGCTCCACAAATGCGGCCGATCGCTGGGCGCACCGTGACCAAGATACACAGCATCTGTTTGCCACGCTGGAGCATGAGCTGGGCAGCGGCTGGAATCTGAAGGCCCATCTGGGGCGGCGCACCTACCAGTCGCGGGAGGTCATCTCGGGCATCAGCAGTGCCACCATTGACGCCACTACGCACAGCGTGGACCACGGGTTTTATGCGGGTGGTGCTTCCCAGTTCAATACCGATACGACGGAAGACAGCATGGACCTGCAGCTGTCCGGCAAATACGCCTTGGGCGGGCGTGATCACAAGCTGGTGCTGGGCTATGGCAGCGCGCGTACCAAGGCCGTATCGAATCGCTCGGATGGCGATACCGATGCCCTGATTCCGGATGTTTTTCACTGGGACAACAACGCCAGCCAGCCCACGGCTTATGAATGGTGGTCGCGGTTTGACGTGAATGCCCGCCAGAAGATTGCCTATGCGGCCACTGTGCTGCAGCCTTCCGATCGGCTGTCGCTGATCCTGGGTGGCCGTGTCACCGACTACGCGTGGAGTTTGGCCAGCATCAATGCGCTGGGGCGCTCCAGCTACGCTTCCACCAAGATCCATGGCAAGTTCATCCCCTATGCGGGCGTGACCCTGGATGTGGATGGCCAGCACACGGTCTATGCCTCCTACACCGATGTCTTCAAGCCCCAGGCATACAACTACGATGCCCAGGATCGCCAGCTGAACCCCTTGACGGGCAAAAGCTATGAGCTCGGTATCAAGGGCAGCTACCTTGAGAACAAACTCAACGCCAGCGCGGCACTGTTTCAGCTGAAGCAGGACAACTACGCCATCAACGACCCCAGTGGTGCCACACGGCCCGACGGCGGCGTGGCCTCTGTGGCCATTCAAGGTGTGACCACCAAGGGCGTGGAGCTGGAGGTCTTTGGTGAGCTGCAGCCGGGCTGGCAGCTGGGCGCAGGCATCACCTATATCCAGCCGCGCGATGCCTATGGCAAGCGTGTCAGTGCGAACCAGCCCGAGAAGACCTTCAAGCTGGCCACGATGTATCGCCTGCCTGGGACCTGGAAGCATGTGAGCGTGGGAGGCAATGTCCAGTGGCAAAGCGGGACTTATTTCACGCAGCAGATTGCGGGAGCAGACCGGCGCTTCAGCCAACCCGCTTACACCGTCGTGGGGCTGGTGGCTGGGGTGCAGCTGAGCCGCCAGCTCAAGGCCACCTTCAGCGTCGACAATCTGTTCGACAAGTACTACTACGCGGGCATTGGCAACTACAACTCGGTTTTCTGGGGCGCGCCACGCAGTTTCAAGGCCAATCTGCGCTACGTCTTCTGA
- a CDS encoding FecR domain-containing protein, whose product MSGVQTVAPEAISEQMALQAAEWFFLLQSGAASGQDRQRWQHWHAAHPAHAVAWERAQHVGQTFARLPPSLALPVLNRAAAQRRRAVKALALLLVAAPTGWLAWRHGGAADLLADLHTATGERRTLQLADGSRLQLDTASAVNIRFDSDLRLLHLLHGAIYIETAADAHLPPRPLVVATAQGRMRALGTRFTVRQDGDTTRVAVLDGAVELRPRAAPEQVLVLQAGQQTRMTAQSIAAAEVVTPDAEGWAHGVLQVRNMRLADFAAELGRYRPGVLHCDPAVAELRISGTFQLQGDTTAVLESLPQVLPVALRYRTRYWVTLVTPP is encoded by the coding sequence ATGAGCGGGGTGCAGACCGTGGCCCCGGAGGCCATCAGCGAGCAGATGGCGCTGCAGGCGGCCGAGTGGTTTTTTCTGCTGCAGTCCGGCGCGGCCAGCGGCCAGGACCGGCAGCGCTGGCAGCACTGGCATGCGGCCCATCCCGCGCATGCCGTAGCCTGGGAGCGCGCACAACATGTGGGGCAAACCTTTGCCCGGCTGCCGCCCTCGCTGGCGCTGCCGGTGTTGAACCGCGCTGCCGCGCAAAGGCGCCGGGCCGTCAAGGCCTTGGCCCTGCTGCTGGTGGCCGCGCCCACGGGCTGGCTGGCCTGGCGCCACGGTGGTGCTGCCGACCTGCTGGCCGATCTGCACACCGCCACGGGCGAGCGCCGCACGCTGCAACTGGCCGATGGCAGCCGGCTGCAGCTGGACACGGCCAGCGCCGTCAACATCAGGTTTGATAGCGATCTACGCTTGCTGCACCTGCTGCACGGGGCGATTTACATAGAAACTGCAGCCGATGCGCACCTCCCGCCGCGCCCCCTGGTGGTGGCCACGGCCCAGGGGCGCATGCGTGCCCTGGGTACGCGCTTTACCGTGCGCCAGGACGGCGATACCACGCGCGTGGCCGTGCTCGACGGCGCGGTGGAGCTGCGCCCGCGCGCAGCACCCGAGCAGGTGCTGGTGCTGCAGGCCGGCCAGCAAACCCGTATGACGGCACAGTCCATCGCTGCTGCGGAGGTGGTAACGCCCGACGCGGAGGGCTGGGCCCATGGTGTGCTCCAGGTGCGCAATATGCGGCTGGCGGACTTTGCGGCCGAGCTGGGCCGCTACCGCCCCGGCGTGCTGCACTGTGACCCCGCCGTGGCCGAGTTGCGTATCTCGGGGACTTTTCAGCTGCAGGGCGACACCACGGCCGTGCTGGAAAGCCTGCCCCAGGTACTGCCCGTGGCCCTGCGCTATCGCACTCGCTACTGGGTGACTCTGGTGACACCCCCCTGA
- a CDS encoding sigma-70 family RNA polymerase sigma factor has protein sequence MSAAHSPDHQHIAALYTDHHGWLQGWLRRRLGHAGDAADLAQDTFVRLLDAPDATPEKQGGWQLREPRAYLTLIAKRLLANLYRRRSLEQAYLEALAQLPEPMAPSPEDQAIILETLQQVDAMLDGLKPAVRAAFLLAQLEGLGYAEIAARLGLSERTVKRYMAQAMARCILLQP, from the coding sequence ATGTCTGCCGCGCACAGCCCTGACCATCAGCATATTGCCGCTCTGTACACCGACCACCATGGCTGGTTGCAGGGCTGGCTGCGCCGCAGGCTGGGCCATGCAGGCGATGCGGCCGATCTGGCGCAGGACACGTTTGTGCGTCTGCTGGATGCGCCAGACGCCACGCCCGAGAAGCAGGGCGGCTGGCAGCTGCGCGAGCCGCGCGCCTATCTGACGCTGATTGCCAAGCGCCTGCTGGCGAATCTGTACCGGCGCCGCTCGCTGGAGCAGGCCTATCTGGAGGCCCTGGCCCAACTGCCCGAGCCCATGGCGCCTTCGCCCGAAGACCAGGCCATCATCCTGGAGACGCTGCAGCAGGTGGACGCCATGCTGGACGGCCTCAAGCCAGCCGTGCGCGCCGCCTTTTTGCTGGCCCAGCTCGAAGGCCTGGGCTATGCCGAGATCGCCGCCCGCCTGGGCCTGAGCGAGCGCACCGTCAAGCGCTATATGGCACAGGCCATGGCGCGCTGCATTCTGCTGCAGCCATGA
- a CDS encoding TonB-dependent siderophore receptor, producing MSVSLAPRPVYHPVAAAVRLSLLGMALAAGTAHAAADAALQAPAASQTVQSYRIAAGPLGLSLAEVAAGAGMALSFDPALTQGLHSPAVAGSFTAYEALQRLLAGSGLQLVQRPSGSYSLEKKAQPLHAGSSLAEVKVTAQAERSTATEGSGSYTVRQSGTATRMGLSLRETPQSATVITRQMMDEQGLTSLPEVLEKTTGVTVGRNDSERTTFYSRGYSIENFQFDGVPNTMDAANQYTTSLADSAIYDRVEVVKGATGLLTGAGYPSAVVNLVRKRPSREFQASVEAGIGSHERLRGVADISTPITADGRVRGRVVAVAQNAKSQVDDYSRNARNLYAIVEADLAAHTTLSLGLDHMQTRARGASFGHIPLFFTDGSRTHFPTSFNPAARWSYWDNDSTNVFAELKHGFANGWKLDVSAGRLRQSRDVEVGVAAHGMVDPVTGLGVNMLSNKIPSDATTHAVNAVLSGPFELLGREHELSFGTSWSRQRRHAPGYNNAYGPVGNYFEWDGSAPRPNFVLRNHRMTRIVEKGAFAAARLRPTDALSVILGSRVSWYDMLDDTTGLNGSYSVGNQLRVAHKTVPYAGVVYDLDSQFSLYASYTDIFNPQTYYKDRAGNPLPPLTGKSKEVGVKGELLDGKLNTSLALFHIQQRNAPQFVGTNPGSGEEAYVVMDGVTSKGVEMEVSGTITPGWNVYGGYTYRTSKAPAQPDVILSAVNTNQPKHLFKLSTSYRLPGVGQRWTVGGSLTWQSLTYFQQSSAPYWRADQRAYALVGLMARYEVDKQWSLALNINNLFDKTYMPGLGSYGTGVYGDKRNVNLTARYHF from the coding sequence ATGTCTGTTTCCCTGGCCCCGCGCCCTGTTTACCACCCCGTGGCGGCTGCTGTCCGTCTGAGCCTGCTGGGCATGGCCCTGGCTGCTGGCACGGCCCATGCTGCGGCCGATGCCGCCCTGCAGGCGCCCGCAGCCAGCCAGACTGTCCAGAGCTACCGCATCGCCGCCGGCCCGCTGGGCCTGAGCCTGGCCGAAGTGGCCGCCGGCGCGGGCATGGCCCTGTCTTTCGACCCCGCGCTGACCCAGGGCCTGCACAGCCCCGCCGTGGCGGGCAGCTTCACTGCGTACGAGGCGCTGCAGCGCCTGCTGGCTGGCAGCGGTTTGCAACTGGTGCAGCGGCCCAGCGGGAGCTACAGCCTGGAAAAAAAGGCGCAGCCACTGCATGCGGGCAGCAGCCTGGCCGAGGTGAAGGTGACGGCCCAGGCGGAACGCAGCACGGCCACCGAAGGCTCGGGCTCCTACACCGTGCGCCAGAGTGGAACGGCCACGCGCATGGGCTTGTCGCTGCGCGAGACGCCGCAGTCTGCCACGGTGATCACCCGGCAGATGATGGACGAGCAAGGGCTGACCAGCCTGCCCGAGGTGCTGGAAAAGACCACGGGCGTCACCGTGGGCCGCAATGACAGCGAGCGCACGACCTTTTATTCACGTGGTTACTCCATAGAGAACTTCCAGTTCGATGGTGTGCCCAACACCATGGACGCGGCCAACCAATACACCACCTCGCTGGCCGACAGCGCCATCTATGACCGGGTGGAAGTGGTCAAGGGCGCAACCGGCTTGCTGACGGGGGCGGGCTACCCCTCGGCCGTGGTGAATTTGGTGCGCAAGCGCCCGAGCCGTGAGTTCCAGGCTTCGGTGGAGGCCGGCATAGGCAGCCATGAGCGCTTGCGCGGCGTAGCCGACATCTCTACCCCCATCACGGCCGATGGGCGCGTGCGTGGCCGCGTGGTGGCCGTGGCCCAGAACGCCAAGTCACAGGTGGATGACTACAGCCGCAATGCACGCAATCTCTACGCCATTGTGGAAGCCGATCTGGCGGCACACACCACCCTGAGCCTGGGGCTGGACCATATGCAGACCCGCGCCCGGGGCGCGAGCTTTGGCCACATTCCCTTGTTCTTCACGGACGGCAGCCGCACGCATTTCCCGACCTCGTTCAATCCCGCTGCGCGCTGGTCGTACTGGGACAACGACAGCACCAATGTGTTTGCCGAGCTCAAACATGGTTTTGCCAACGGCTGGAAGCTGGATGTCTCGGCCGGCCGCTTGCGCCAGTCGCGTGATGTGGAAGTCGGCGTGGCGGCCCACGGCATGGTGGACCCGGTCACCGGGCTGGGGGTGAACATGCTGTCCAACAAGATTCCTTCGGATGCGACAACCCATGCGGTGAATGCCGTGCTGTCCGGGCCGTTTGAGCTGCTGGGGCGCGAGCATGAGCTGAGCTTTGGCACCAGCTGGTCGCGCCAGCGCCGGCATGCGCCCGGCTACAACAACGCCTATGGCCCTGTGGGCAATTACTTTGAATGGGATGGCTCGGCGCCACGGCCCAACTTTGTGCTGCGCAACCACCGCATGACCCGCATTGTGGAGAAGGGGGCTTTTGCGGCGGCACGCCTGCGGCCTACGGATGCGCTGTCTGTCATTCTGGGTTCGCGTGTGAGCTGGTACGACATGCTGGACGACACCACGGGCCTCAATGGCAGCTACAGCGTGGGCAATCAGCTGCGCGTGGCACACAAGACCGTGCCCTATGCCGGCGTGGTGTATGACCTGGACTCGCAGTTCTCGCTCTACGCCAGCTATACCGACATCTTCAACCCCCAGACCTATTACAAGGACCGGGCCGGCAATCCCCTGCCGCCGTTGACGGGCAAGAGCAAGGAGGTGGGGGTCAAGGGCGAGTTGCTGGATGGCAAGCTCAACACCTCGCTGGCGCTGTTCCATATCCAGCAGCGCAATGCGCCGCAGTTTGTCGGCACCAACCCCGGCTCTGGCGAGGAAGCCTATGTGGTCATGGACGGGGTGACCAGCAAGGGCGTGGAGATGGAGGTCTCCGGCACCATCACACCGGGCTGGAATGTCTATGGTGGCTACACCTATCGGACATCGAAGGCGCCGGCGCAGCCCGATGTGATTCTGAGCGCGGTCAACACCAACCAGCCCAAACATCTGTTCAAGCTCAGCACCAGCTACCGCCTGCCCGGCGTGGGCCAGCGCTGGACCGTGGGCGGCTCGCTGACCTGGCAGAGCCTGACCTACTTCCAGCAGTCGAGTGCCCCTTACTGGCGTGCGGACCAGCGCGCCTATGCATTGGTGGGACTGATGGCGCGCTATGAGGTGGACAAGCAATGGTCGCTGGCGCTGAACATCAACAACCTGTTCGACAAGACCTATATGCCCGGCCTGGGCTCCTACGGCACCGGCGTCTATGGCGACAAGCGCAATGTGAACCTGACGGCCCGCTACCACTTTTGA
- a CDS encoding FecR domain-containing protein: MPGVDGVSAVAPEAMAESLLDEAADWLVRLHGGALSPAERADFERWSQTSSAHHQAWARAESLMGKLGGLPAALAMPALDRSVRHGHRQRRAVVAKLAALLAVAPAGWLGWSLVQQQGWTADAHTAIGEQRHLTLADGSRLLLDTATAVDIVFDSSQRLIYLRKGAISIQTAADPSGAQRPFAVHTALGLLRALGTRFTVRCSDAAVHLAVTEGAVEATPSQALAPAMVVQAGQQTVLTAQGLEALQPVSAAQQAWVQGMLVADAMPLHAVCAALSRYRSGVLQCAPEVAQLRISGAYPLTDTDQALAMLESTYPLQVARRWRGHWVTLLAR; encoded by the coding sequence ATGCCTGGCGTTGACGGCGTGAGCGCCGTGGCGCCAGAGGCCATGGCAGAAAGCCTGCTGGACGAGGCTGCCGATTGGTTGGTGCGCCTGCATGGCGGTGCGCTCAGCCCCGCCGAGCGCGCGGACTTCGAGCGCTGGAGCCAGACCAGCTCTGCCCACCACCAGGCCTGGGCCAGGGCCGAGTCGCTGATGGGCAAGCTGGGTGGTTTGCCCGCCGCCCTGGCCATGCCGGCCCTGGACCGGTCGGTGCGCCATGGCCACCGCCAGCGCCGCGCCGTGGTGGCCAAGCTGGCCGCCTTGCTGGCCGTGGCCCCTGCAGGCTGGCTGGGCTGGAGCCTGGTACAGCAGCAGGGCTGGACGGCCGATGCGCACACCGCCATCGGCGAGCAACGCCACCTCACCCTGGCCGATGGCAGCCGCCTGCTGCTGGACACGGCCACGGCGGTAGACATTGTTTTTGATAGCAGCCAGCGCTTGATCTACTTGCGCAAGGGGGCGATTTCTATTCAAACCGCGGCCGATCCCAGTGGCGCGCAGCGGCCCTTTGCCGTGCACACCGCGCTGGGGCTGCTGCGCGCCCTGGGTACGCGCTTTACGGTGCGCTGCAGCGATGCGGCCGTGCACCTGGCCGTGACCGAGGGGGCGGTAGAGGCCACGCCCAGCCAGGCCCTGGCTCCCGCCATGGTGGTGCAGGCCGGGCAGCAAACCGTGCTGACGGCGCAAGGCCTGGAGGCGCTGCAGCCCGTATCAGCTGCCCAACAGGCCTGGGTGCAAGGCATGCTGGTGGCGGACGCCATGCCGTTGCATGCGGTCTGCGCCGCGCTGTCGCGCTACCGCTCCGGTGTCTTGCAATGCGCGCCCGAGGTGGCGCAGCTGCGCATCTCGGGGGCCTACCCGCTGACCGATACCGACCAGGCCCTGGCCATGCTGGAGTCCACCTACCCGCTGCAGGTGGCGCGCCGCTGGCGTGGCCACTGGGTCACGCTGCTGGCCCGGTGA
- a CDS encoding sigma-70 family RNA polymerase sigma factor has product MNSSSCATHGEVATLYVDHHGWLQSWLRRRLGNSCDAADLAQDTFVRILRARDVGVLQTPRAYLTTVAKGVLVNWYRRQALEQAYLEALALLPEPEAPSPEQRALVLETLNEIDAMLDALPPLVRRTFLLSQLDGMKYEDIAQQLGVSLSSVKRYMAQAFRQCLALTA; this is encoded by the coding sequence ATGAACTCTTCCTCCTGCGCCACGCATGGCGAAGTCGCCACCCTCTATGTTGACCACCATGGCTGGCTGCAGAGCTGGTTGCGCCGGCGCCTGGGCAATAGCTGCGATGCGGCCGATCTGGCGCAGGACACTTTTGTGCGCATTTTGCGAGCGCGTGATGTGGGCGTCCTCCAAACCCCGCGTGCCTACCTGACCACGGTGGCCAAGGGCGTGCTGGTCAACTGGTACCGGCGCCAGGCGCTGGAGCAGGCCTATCTGGAGGCGCTGGCCCTGCTGCCCGAGCCCGAGGCGCCTTCGCCCGAGCAGCGTGCTCTGGTGCTGGAGACGCTCAACGAGATCGACGCCATGCTGGATGCGCTGCCGCCCCTGGTGCGGCGGACTTTTCTGCTCTCGCAGCTCGATGGCATGAAGTACGAAGACATCGCCCAGCAGCTGGGCGTGTCGCTGAGCAGCGTGAAACGCTATATGGCCCAGGCCTTTCGCCAATGCCTGGCGTTGACGGCGTGA
- a CDS encoding ABC transporter substrate-binding protein, which translates to MSDYLKALALSSALSLASAPTQAAPPQGIRLQDARHKAIALPRPAQRIVSLQPSFTEAICALGGCDALVGVDRYSTWPAQATALPQVGSIRDPDIERIIALKPDVVLARPNHRVDERLERLGITVLTLNAQTYEDMERELETLAQLLGRPGDGTRLWRQTRERLEALRRQMPAQWQGKKVYFELHSGMAAAGEASFIGQTLQSLGLVNIAGRDLPMYPKLSPEYVVRANPDLIITMADLPVPPPERQGWGRVTALRGNHYCRIPNAEFDVLVRPGPRIDEAARQIVQCLQKMKVSP; encoded by the coding sequence ATGAGCGACTATCTCAAGGCCCTGGCGCTGTCCTCGGCGCTTTCCCTGGCAAGCGCCCCCACCCAGGCCGCGCCGCCCCAGGGCATACGGCTGCAGGACGCCAGGCACAAAGCGATTGCCCTGCCTCGCCCGGCCCAGCGCATCGTCTCGCTGCAGCCCTCGTTCACCGAGGCCATCTGCGCCCTGGGCGGCTGCGATGCCCTGGTGGGCGTGGACCGCTATTCCACCTGGCCGGCACAGGCCACCGCCCTGCCCCAGGTGGGCAGCATCCGGGACCCGGACATAGAACGCATCATCGCCCTCAAGCCCGATGTGGTGCTGGCCCGGCCCAACCACCGTGTGGACGAGCGCCTGGAGCGCCTGGGCATCACCGTGCTGACCCTGAATGCCCAGACCTATGAGGACATGGAGCGCGAGCTGGAAACCCTGGCCCAACTGCTGGGCCGCCCGGGTGACGGCACCAGGCTGTGGCGGCAGACGCGGGAGCGGCTGGAAGCCCTGCGCCGCCAGATGCCGGCGCAGTGGCAGGGGAAAAAAGTCTATTTCGAGCTGCACAGCGGCATGGCGGCTGCGGGCGAGGCCTCGTTCATAGGACAGACGCTGCAAAGCCTGGGCCTGGTCAACATCGCCGGGCGCGACCTGCCCATGTACCCCAAGCTCAGCCCCGAATATGTGGTGCGCGCCAACCCCGATCTGATCATCACCATGGCCGACCTGCCCGTGCCGCCCCCCGAGCGCCAGGGCTGGGGCCGCGTCACGGCCTTGCGCGGCAACCACTACTGCCGCATTCCCAATGCCGAGTTCGATGTGCTGGTGCGCCCCGGGCCCCGCATCGACGAGGCGGCGCGGCAAATCGTGCAATGCCTGCAGAAAATGAAAGTCTCCCCCTGA
- a CDS encoding VWA domain-containing protein, with protein MPGDAGAMLDWPASLRARLLEADPEAGLQPAHLRWRQALTTPQTLHVFALDCSASMASGALARAKGLVLQWMRWAYLQRMPVALLCFGAGQVHWRLPPGRAPRWNAALIEPLGGGGGTPLALAVHQAWELLARRAQQQGQPACLWLLSDFRSPDVLALEQQRGPQGLSQVLVDCESPAARPQFAGAQRLVRAWPDAVGLVLPE; from the coding sequence ATGCCCGGCGATGCCGGCGCCATGCTGGACTGGCCGGCCAGCCTGCGTGCCCGCCTGCTGGAGGCCGACCCCGAGGCAGGCCTCCAGCCCGCGCATTTGCGCTGGCGCCAGGCCCTGACGACACCCCAGACCCTGCATGTGTTTGCCCTGGACTGTTCGGCCTCCATGGCCAGCGGTGCCCTGGCGCGCGCCAAGGGCCTGGTGTTGCAATGGATGCGCTGGGCCTATTTGCAGCGCATGCCCGTGGCCTTGCTGTGCTTTGGCGCCGGCCAGGTGCATTGGCGGCTGCCACCCGGCCGCGCACCGCGCTGGAATGCCGCGCTGATCGAACCCTTAGGTGGCGGCGGCGGCACGCCTTTGGCCCTGGCCGTGCACCAGGCCTGGGAACTGCTGGCCCGGCGTGCGCAGCAGCAGGGCCAGCCCGCCTGCCTGTGGCTACTCAGCGACTTTCGCAGCCCCGATGTGCTGGCGCTGGAGCAGCAGCGCGGCCCCCAAGGCCTGTCTCAGGTGCTGGTGGATTGCGAGTCACCGGCGGCCAGGCCGCAGTTTGCTGGGGCACAGCGCTTGGTACGGGCCTGGCCGGATGCGGTGGGCTTGGTGTTGCCGGAGTGA
- a CDS encoding ATP-binding protein, whose amino-acid sequence MTVSTLPPVFPLVAIQGQPQLVQALLLAAIEPALGGVLIQGPRGTAKSTAARALAELLAPAPFATLPLGASVEHVLGSLDLGKALAGNELVFAPGMVAKAHGGVLYVDEINLLPDAIVDVLLDVAASGVNRVERDGISHSHAARFVLIGTMNPEEGMLRPQLLDRLGLCVQLANAQDVQLRSAIVKSRLRFELDPAGFAREHAPQQAALAERLRVARARCANPDELPWSDAIHEAVAQQCIAAQVDGLRADLVMLRAARALAAWEQSPAIEAEHVARVAPLVLAHRGAEPQQPTLTQPPQPQSAPASDAQPQQVLASQSAASKPAAAPAPSPAQSMHSPAPAPGADQKGQAGSAPQALEQPPQGWGQPLPQASTLCAPPLGDALAQAAMEALAAKKARAPGLPR is encoded by the coding sequence ATGACGGTCTCCACATTACCGCCAGTGTTTCCATTGGTGGCCATTCAGGGGCAGCCTCAACTGGTTCAAGCCCTGCTGCTGGCTGCCATTGAGCCCGCCCTGGGGGGCGTGCTGATACAGGGGCCGCGCGGCACGGCCAAGTCCACGGCGGCGCGGGCCCTGGCCGAGCTGCTGGCGCCCGCACCGTTTGCCACGCTGCCGCTGGGGGCCTCGGTGGAGCATGTGCTGGGCAGCCTGGACCTGGGCAAGGCCCTGGCCGGCAACGAACTGGTGTTCGCCCCCGGCATGGTGGCCAAGGCCCATGGCGGCGTGCTCTATGTGGACGAAATCAATCTGCTGCCCGATGCCATCGTCGATGTGCTGCTGGATGTGGCCGCCTCGGGCGTGAACCGTGTGGAGCGCGACGGCATCTCCCACAGCCATGCGGCGCGCTTTGTGCTGATAGGCACCATGAACCCCGAGGAAGGCATGCTGCGCCCGCAGCTGCTGGACCGGCTGGGCCTGTGCGTGCAGCTGGCCAATGCCCAGGACGTGCAGCTGCGCAGCGCCATCGTCAAATCCAGGCTGCGCTTTGAGCTGGACCCTGCAGGCTTTGCCCGGGAGCATGCGCCCCAGCAGGCCGCGCTGGCAGAGCGTTTGCGCGTGGCGCGTGCACGCTGCGCCAACCCCGACGAACTGCCCTGGAGCGATGCCATCCACGAGGCCGTGGCTCAGCAATGCATTGCGGCCCAGGTGGACGGCCTGCGTGCCGATCTGGTGATGCTGCGCGCGGCCCGGGCCCTGGCGGCCTGGGAGCAAAGCCCGGCCATAGAGGCCGAGCATGTGGCCCGGGTCGCGCCCCTGGTGCTGGCCCACCGTGGGGCAGAGCCGCAGCAGCCGACGTTGACCCAGCCGCCACAGCCACAGTCCGCGCCGGCTTCCGATGCGCAGCCTCAGCAGGTGCTGGCATCGCAGAGCGCCGCGAGTAAGCCAGCTGCTGCACCCGCACCGTCCCCGGCGCAGTCCATGCACAGTCCGGCGCCGGCTCCTGGTGCGGATCAAAAAGGCCAGGCTGGCAGCGCCCCCCAGGCCCTGGAACAACCTCCCCAGGGCTGGGGTCAGCCCCTGCCCCAGGCAAGTACCCTCTGCGCGCCCCCGCTGGGTGATGCCCTGGCCCAGGCCGCCATGGAGGCCCTGGCCGCAAAAAAAGCCCGCGCCCCCGGCCTGCCGCGTTAA